The genomic region CATGTAAAACAACAGAATCTACCTGTTAGGAGATGTCCTGCTTCATGAATGAGAATACGCCGTCGATATGGTGGCCAGTAACTTGAGATTTGAGCTAAACAAGTACCACCAAGGAATGCAGAATCTGCAAAGGCTAGACCTAATATAACTGCAAGGTTGGGCCTGAGGTCAATACCTTGTGAAATGAGAAAGGACACTCCACCAAGAAAAGCAACCAAGGCAGTGCTTGAACTAGGCGAAAGACCCCACTTCTTTGGAGCAAGTTTAGTCACTGTACAAAAAACAAAGCAAGGGAGAACTAAATCGTATAGCCATTTTTTTCCAGCTGTATATAACTGTGAATAAGTAATCTTCATTTCTCTATAACATGACTGAAACAGGACATCGAGCAATTTACATCTGTGAGGAACTTATCCTGTTCATATGCACACCTTCCAAGCCAGTTGAAGAGCTCAAGACATCTGGTGTTATGTTCCTTGAACCCTCCAAAACTGTAGAAGATGAAAACCGAAAAGGAGGTTAAGGAAAAGTCTGAGAAATTCTAACAATTCTAAGCATAAGTTTTCAAAGTTTACACCATCATCATAACAATAGTGATTATGAAACAACTAATAGAACAAACCATGTAAAATAAACATCAAACttggtaaaattaaaaaaaatgcatgTGTAGCAGGAAAAGCTTGCTTTGATTCATTTATAGAATAAGAATTCCAGTCTCATTAGAAGCGAAAGTTTGAATACATCATATATGTGAAAGAGTTAGCACACTCTACAGAACAATGCTGAGGAAATCCAAAAATGTACAACTTCTGAATGGCAATTCATAATTTACGATAATCTAAAATTtgacaaataaaaggaaaaatctATGGTGGTACCAAATAACAGCATTAGTTACTGTACACACATCAAACCAATTTAAGGTTTCGCACTTCAAACTCCCAAAAGCCTTCTACTACCAAACTCTTGATGCACATATTTGAAAGGTGAATAAATAAATGAGATTAAGTTTGATGCACTTTATGTAATTAGATTCATGCATTTAGGCAAATATTCAAAAAGTGAGTTTGAAAATAGTTAGTTTTAATGATAAAACAATACACAATTAGATATCTATCTAGAACTCATCTGCACTTACACTTTCAGTATAAAATCCTAACAAACTATTCATTTGTTTAGGATATATAATctataagaaaaaggaaaagatgtcATTAATGCTATGATTCAAATGCAAAGCTAACAGAGTTGCTTATGTACTGCATGTTTTCTgtacataatataaatatatataaaattataaaatcagcTTAAAGTGTAGCCTAAGAGCCTATTAATTTTGAACAACTCAAATGATTAAAAGAACAAAACAACTTTTTCCCCCTTCTCAATTTTGATATTATCATATATGAAAAACTGTAAATAAAAATGGAacttaaagaaatataaaaacttACCAATGTTCCTGCATTTTCCGAAATTGGGCAAGAAACCCCGATCCTTGAGGAACCTGTACACATTGGCAACAAGCTTCATGTCATCAGCATTCAAGCATGTGTCAAGCACCTCCCAATCCTTTTGCGGCCCAAACAGCTCCAACTCGCGGAACCGGGACCGAGTAGACTCAGTGATTGAAGCATCGGTTGATGGCTCAATTGGGTTTTGAGTTTCGAGAGTTTTGAGGAACTTGAGGGCTCCGGCAAGGTCCTTCCGCTTCACGGCCTCCTCGTACTCCCCCCATTCTCGGAAGGCCCCTCGCGGCCAGCAAGTACGGGAGCGTTCGCGAGGTGGTGGAGGGAAAGTGAGCGAAAATGGACGGAGAGTGGAAAACTAAGGAAGCAAGTCAAGGAGAGGATGAAAACACGATTTTAGGGGAAATTTTTTATACTTGATTTCAGGAAAACTTAATATCTATTGAATATGGTTCATCTAGGATAATTTTTAAGTAATATCAGTTTGTATTCTTACTAATAACTCTCCTAGACAtaaaaactcatgtacttctgtACCTACTTAATGATGATCAGAGCATAAAGGATGGCTAACATACAACGAAAGGTTATTATCTCACTAAGTACAACTTGATCAAACAAATTAGAAGcattcatatataaatataaattaaagctttaatttcaaaaagTAGAGAATAACAGCTGCATAGCTCACGCAGTTGAAAATCCATAATCATGAATTCTGGAACATAACATAATTCAACCAAATAATAAACAACCAAAAAATAAAACACCAAAAAACAATAGACGATACCTGCAGAGGCATCTCCAATCGGGACTGGGAGGAGGAGCAGGGGAGTCGACGAGCAGAGAGCAAAGAGGAGCACGAACAGAGAGGAGTAGGAGATCTGCGGAGGCCGTCGGAGAGTGAATAATGCATATGGCagattaaattcaataatttagaatgaaaataaaGCAAACGCAGAAAAAATCGGAAACAATAAAAACGAAAATGGAAGCTAACAAAACAGAAACAAAAAGAGAATTGAAAAAAATGGCTGCGGAACATGTTGGTTACCTCTATACAACGGTACGAAGAGAGAAGAGGCCACCGTGCGGGTGTGGAAGTGTGAGGGTCAGAGTGGGTTTTCAGGACGCGCTGAGTGAATCCTAGGCCATGGTTAAGGGACTAAGGGAAAAAGAATCTAGTACCTGGTAAAGCGATAAAGATATACGGTAATGCATGCTTAttcaaaagtaattaaaatattttattatttcacTAACCTTTTCATTGTATAAgtttgttgtaaaataaataaaagatatactaaatataaaataaagatgtataAATAAAAGATTCTAGTTTTGATATTTACCAATATNNNNNNNNNNNNNNNNNNNNNNNNNNNNNNNNNNNNNNNNNNNNNNNNNNNNNNNNNNNNNNNNNNNNNNNNNNNNNNNNNNNNNNNNNNNNNNNNNNNNNNNNNNNNNNNNNNNNNNNNNNNNNNNNNNNNNNNNNNNNNNNNNNNNNNNNNNNNNNNNNNNNNNNNNNNNNNNNNNNNNNNNNNNNNNNNNNNNNNNNNNNNNNNNNNNNNNNNNNNNNNNNNNNNNNNNNNNNNNNNNNNNNNNNNNNNNNNNNNNNNNNNNNNNNNNNNNNNNNNNNNNNNNNNNNNNNNNNNNNNNNNNNNNNNNNNNNNNNNNNNNNNNNNNNNNNNNNNNcagccttaatggtatctccaagatccattgaatcaagatggatttcagcatctaatatctATGATAagtaattgtttccagatatatcaagagtattgaattcaagatgagagagtttcgacataatgaaaatttgttacctgagtcttcctaaaaatttgatcagagtctcgtactgataacgtgttgtaaaataaataaaagatatactCAATATAAAATAGAGATgaataaatagaagactctagtttTGATATTCACCAATATAATTATCGTAATATAATAATAGAAAAAACTTATATATTTATTGCTATTATATATTAGTAGCGTAtgaaagaggaaggaaaaaagtttaataaagagaaagaattgttctttatttttattgtgtGTATATTGCATCTGACGATGCCTTATATTTATACATGAAAGGTGGCTTCATTTTTAACCTTCATTTATTGGATTTTGTCTTGTAAAATGATTCCTTCAGCATTGAGAAGGTTAGCCCACCTAAGTCATATGTGGTCATCCACATCTTATCACAACATTCCCTCTTGGAtaaccatttaggattattgcttcgttaaaaccttactaaagaaaaatccagtgggaaaaaaatcttagtgaaggaaaaatagtacaatatcctttggtgatggggactgcctcatcaaaaaccttgtcaagaaaaaatTCAATGGAAAAAAaatctgaccaaggaaaaaatagtatagtctccccctcttgccgacatcatttaatgtctcgaaatcggcgcatcccaatcacatgaaccaatctttcaaaggaggattttaggagtgactttgtaaataaatctgccagattatcacttaAGCGGATCTGTTAgatatcaattgtcccttgattttgaagaccatgagtgaagaagaatttgggagaaatatgctttgttctatcaccttttatatatccgcctttaagttgagcaatgcatgctgtattatcttcaaacaggacagttggagctatcttatggtcaatcagtccacatgatgacataatatattggatcaaactcctgagccaaaaacactcgcgactagcttcatatATCGCGAGTATtttagcatgattagaggaggttgctgctatcgtctgttttgtggacctccatgatatagctgtaccaccatatgtaaacagatatcctgtttgagatctccctttatgtggatcagacaagtatccagcatctgcatagccaactaattgtgacttggatctatAGGggtaaaacaatcccatatcaaccgtcccatgaagatatcgaaagatttgtttgattcaactccaatgtcttctggttagagaggaactatatcttgctagtaaattcacagcaaatgatatattgggttgcgtattattagcaagatacattagcgctccaatgacactaagatatggtacttcaggaccaagaatatcttcattttcttctttaggatggaattgatcatttttcacatccaaagatcttacgatcattggagtacttaatggatgtgacttatccatataaaatctcttcaagatcttctctgtgtatgtcgcttgatgaataaagatctcattttttgtatgctcgatctgcaggtcgagacaaaatttagtccttccaagatctttcatctcaaactcttctttcagagtttttataattgttggaatctcttcaggagttccaatgatatttaaatcatcaacgtacacagcaattataatgaacccagatgtagatttttttatgaaaacacatggacagatatcatcatctttgaatccatttttggtcagatactcaataagacgattataccacattcgtccagattgctttagaccgtaTAATGATTTTtgtaatttgactgagtataacccctgtgaatattcattggatggtttagatatctttagtccttcaagaactttcatatagatatcccgatctaatgagccgtataaataggttgttaccacatccattaaatgcatatgcagtttatgatatgcagataaactaaccaaataacacaatgttatcgcatccactacaggggaatacgtttcttcataatttaTACCGGGCCcttgtgaaaaatcttgtgccacaagtcgggctttgtagcgcacaacttcatttttctcatttcgttttctcacaaatacccatcggtatccaacaggttttacatcttcaggtgtacggactacaggtccaaagacttcacgttttgcaagtgagtctaattcagccttcatggcttcttcccattttggccaatcatttctttgtcgacattcttcgactgatcttggctcaagatccttacatttatgcatgatattcaatgccacattatatgcaaatatttcattgacaattgtcttatttcggtcccatttctctcctgtaaagacataatttatcgagatctcgtcattttcacaattttcaggtacctgaacgtcttctggcgttatatcagaattttggacaactgcaggtgtctttactatgtttttttcaacaggaatagtatttttctcttttctttcaaggatttttgtctttggaaccgacaggcctgccacgcttctggcgtgtatttgcttcggtgGTAATTTatccaactgggacatcaattcgaattggggcatttttcgctggtatataagatttggttatcctctttgtttcggaaaatgcatcaggcaattcatttgctattctttgcaaatgtataatcttttgaacttctagttcacattttcctgatcgaggatctaaatgtatcaacgatgatgcatttcaatttagttccttttcaggaagcttattctctccccctaatattgaaaattttgattcatcaaaatgacaatccgcaaactgggctttaaatacatctccagtttgtatctcaagatacctcactatagagggagaatcatatccaacatatatccccaatttttttggggtcccattttggtgcaaaTAGGTgatgcaatgggaacatatatcacacacccaaatattcttaaatgggaaatatttggctgctggccaaaagctaattgcataggagagaactgatggtaactcgttggcctcaaacgaataagtgctgcggcatgtaaaatagcatgcccccaaaccgaggttgggagatttgttctcataagtaagggtctagcaattaactggaggcgtttaataagtgattctgctaacccattttgtgtgtgaacataagctactggatgttcaacacttattccattagccatacaataagcataaaaatttgggaagtaaattcaccagcattatcaagacgaattgctttgattggattttctggaaattgtgcttttaatcgaattatttgagccagtaatcttgcaaacgccaggttgcgagaagataataagcacacgtgtgaccatctcgaagatgtgtctattaggaccataaagtatctaaaagatccacatggtggatgaataggtccacatggtgaatgaataggtccacatatatcaccttgaatcctttctaggaattcagggaattcaaatccaatctttactggtaatggccttaaaattaacttcccttgagaacatgcagcacaacaaaattcactaggtTTAAGAAtattctggttctttagtgaatgtccatgagagttttcaataattctcctcatcatgatTGTTCCCGGATGAcgcaatctatcatgccaagttatgaattcatttgggctagtaaacttctggtttacaatggcatgtgattcaattgcactaatcttggtgtaatataacccagatgaaagtgagggtaatttttctaatataactttcttatttgaatcatgagttgtgatacataaatactcatggttttcctcattcattgtctcaacatgatatccatttcggcgaatatctttgaaactcaacaagttccttagGGACTTgatagataatagtgcattatttattataaattttgttcctccaggaaacaaatttatagctcttccggagccttctatcacattgcctgagccaataatagtattaacatattcctcttttggcacaagatgagtaaaatatatatcacttttgagaatggtgtgtgaacttgcactatccgcaaggcatacatcttcattatatatccttgccattttcttcaaagacaaataataataataaaatgagtagtatgcaaagttaaattgaatacttgatcggaattatttttctaagaaacactgtacataaaaataatgttatatactaaaattttattttaaaacttgacacatttaatgatttcaaaattcatgaacattattatttatatacatcacatttgaaacttaaatacatagaaaataaaacttaacaataagttctttacattatttgtTTACATGGATACATAACAATcccacattttaaactattctatcattgatcaaatgactaatatttccttcaggatcctcaaagaaatcagatacatcataatgagtggtggaattttcagcatcatttgaaataaaatttgtttcctttcctttgtcatccttttttaaAGATACttggtaaagatcgactaggtgccttggggtacgacaggtacgtgaccaatggccctttccaccacaacggaaacacttatcctctatTGATTTATTCTGTtcgatatttctttctttatcccacttctggtgatatcttctcttttgaatataattctttttccttccataatttttttttgttatttaaaccttgccatttacctcttctgggataatgatttgccgcatttacttcagaaaAAGGGGCAGCGCCATCTGGACGCGCTTCATGGTTTTTCAatagcaactcattgttgcgttcaacaacaagaaggcaagaaattaaatcagaatattttttaaaccttttttctcgatactgctgttgcaggagcacattcgaggcatggaaggttgagaaagttttctccaacatatcatggtCAGTTATCTTTtttccacataatttcattcgtgaggtgattcgaaacattgcagaattatattcatttatggatttaaaatcctgcagacgcaagtgcgtccactcatatcgggcttgaggaagtatcaccgtttttttatgattatatctttcttcaaggtctttccaaagatttacaggatcttttaatgtgagatattcatttttcaatccttcgtcaagatgacgacgaagaaaaatcatgactttggctttatccttctgggatacattattttcagccttaatggtatctccaagatccattgaatcaagatgaatttcagcatctagtatccatgataaatagttgtttccagatatatcaagagcattgaattcaagatgagagagcttcgacataatgaaaatttgttacctgagtcttcctaaaaatttgatcagagtctcgtactgataacgtgttgtaaaataaataaaagatatactCAATATAAAATAGAGATgaataaatagaagactctagtttTGATATTCACCAATATAATTATCGTAATATAATAATAGAAGAAACTTATATATTTATTGCTATTATATATTAGTAGCGTATGAAAGAGGGAGGAGAAAAGTTTAATAAAGAGAGAATTgctctttatttttattgtgtGTATATTGCATCTGACGATGCCTTCTATTTATACATAAAAGGTGATTTTATTTTCAACCTTCATTTATTAGATTTTGTCTTATAAAATGATTCTTTTAGCATTGAGAAGATTAGCACACCTAAATCATACATGGTCATCCACATTTTATCACAACAAAGTTTGATTTGTAAGGAGTAATCGAGCAAAAATATCATTGAATTataaaattggttaacaatgccATCAGATAATTTAATATGCAATAAAAATATCTGCTAGTGTTTATGATGTCCGGACACATAATATAGACACGAGACACACGAACATAAAATACAGTTAAATACAGAAGACACACGtattaaaagaacattgataaATATCGTGTATAAAATGTATCTAATACAGACATAgtaaatcaaaaaaatatccttACTTCATAAGCTAATGTGAAAATGGTTACTAGGCCGAgccaaatattatttttttcacataaataaactaataaaacagaaaattcaaataaaaaataaatgaaatgaaACAAATAGCggccttttttatttaaataaaataaattgtacACAATTTTATCGTTTTGTATATTTAGTTATATTTTTGTAAATTATATGATTTATACTAGTATTGTCGGCAAAAGTAATATagaattttttgttattttcgtTGTTATTGCTagcaaaaataaattaattttcttttgttacaTTTTCTTGATCATTGTCagcaaaattgaaaaagaatctctcttttttttttgtcattttcatTGACAATGATTGATTGAGAAAATATACCAGAAAAAAATTGATCTATTTTTATTAATAGTAACAACAAAAATACCAAacaaatattctttttatttttgcacACACAATTAGGAGTGTGCATGGATCGGGTGAAATTGGGTTTGATGTGACTTATATTCGACTCGAAATATATATCGGGCTTATTTATTAGATCCGAACCCGGCtctaaacccgatgaaacctatatacTTTCGGGCCATGATTATACCgagtaaaaaccgggtgaaaatcaGGCCGTTAatattacattaccttgataccttgataccttcttcggaaattcactctctactttctcagttttggtggggacaaaaaggttctgaaaggcGGATGGCTTTGATTAGTTGGGACACTATGACTTGCCCACGAAGagaaggaggccttggatttaaagatctcagaatccaaaatctggcgcttttaggcaaacagttttggcgactCGTAACACAGCCTACTTCCCTATTATCCAAAATcttaagaggtaaatactttagcaatgataatgctataacggcagaaattggagtcttaccttcttggggatggaggagcatactggaaggccgaaagattgttgaaaaaggtcttaattgggctgtgggtactggagagaatatccgaacctttgagAATCTTTGGTTGTCTCCTCCGTATTctttaatgatttctgacatgccaaatagacagGCTATTTTTGAGTTAGTTCtaagagttaaagatctaattactgaagataggaattggaatcagaatttcattcaagaattattttcccaAGAAGTTGCAAAcaggattttgtcagttaaaattcagcagagtagggacaaattgcaatAGGATTTGAACAAATTCAAGTAATATGATACAActtcaggttacagaattggctattATTTTACCATCTGCctctggagctttgccctaattatatgcagcagaaaaaACCGTGGATTGATATATGGAAGTTGAACTTACCTCataaaattaagctatttatctggaaagctctccatgaCCGGCTTCCAATGGttgctcagattcatcaccgcatcccatctatatcaccaatatgcccctACTGTCATGAAGCAACAgaaacagtcactcattgtttgatcgattgctctagaattaaagatgcatgatctcagagttatcttcgtgactgtcttccccctcagagtcctaacgacttttggacatggtggactgcatcaacagagatgcttaacccgttgaagaatgctgaccataatcctcaattgcttgccatcatttgctggaactgctggaaagctcgcaaccagttgatttttgaaggttctacttcaatgccgtctgacattctagcaagctctgtcaagttgctccgtgaaatccaaagaactcccagtttaagtcgtcatctccatgaggcaaactcttagttgcattcaatttgatttatcattctttcttctttaagatttttcttcatttttcgaCCACGCACTgttggatgaataccttcagtATAGTGTTATTGGAAAATCCCCACCTTTTATTATGCTGTCGTGCTTTTAGACatctttgtattttattttttattaattaatgaaatataacctattatctttggaaaaaaaaaagctagcatatgaaaatattcaaattttcaaggctccaaccattatttgacatggtaaaattcgtttagaaaaatataacaagaaccaactattttctaaaaattaaagcataaccataatcaatattaatattgtctaataataccaaatatttaaatcaatacaaataacacaatgttatgcattagtctaaaatcttatacattttaaacataaaacattaacttatagtcttataataactaataacacaaaatattaaggtttacaatacttaaattccacataagaatagccatcatccatcactaataacacaaaatattaattgtgtatgatgaccgggccaccggccAAATTCAAGTGACCCGAACTATGACCCGGACCGACTCAAAATAATGATTAAGTCTATTTTTGAGACATTTACTCGACCCTAGACCTGATAAAATCATACCAAATTAACCCCTAAAATATTCGGAGTCGAAATGGGTTTTCGGGCCATACACTAGACACAATCACCAAAAATCATTGAAATATGagttttgcaatctttgattgcaaaaaacaaaattaaatacacaaaataa from Arachis ipaensis cultivar K30076 chromosome B02, Araip1.1, whole genome shotgun sequence harbors:
- the LOC107624975 gene encoding uncharacterized protein LOC107624975 isoform X1 yields the protein MPLQFSTLRPFSLTFPPPPRERSRTCWPRGAFREWGEYEEAVKRKDLAGALKFLKTLETQNPIEPSTDASITESTRSRFRELELFGPQKDWEVLDTCLNADDMKLVANVYRFLKDRGFLPNFGKCRNIVLEGSRNITPDVLSSSTGLEVTKLAPKKWGLSPSSSTALVAFLGGVSFLISQGIDLRPNLAVILGLAFADSAFLGGTCLAQISSYWPPYRRRILIHEAGHLLTAYLMGCPIRGVILDPIVAMQMGIQGQAGTQFWDEKVASDLAEGRLEGTAFDRYCMVLFAGIAAEALVYGEAEGGENDENLFRNICLLLEPPLSIAEMSNQARWSVLQSYNLLKWHRAAHRAAVKALESGASLSVVIRRIEETLYSNK
- the LOC107624975 gene encoding uncharacterized protein LOC107624975 isoform X2, whose protein sequence is MPLQFSTLRPFSLTFPPPPRERSRTCWPRGAFREWGEYEEAVKRKDLAGALKFLKTLETQNPIEPSTDASITESTRSRFRELELFGPQKDWEVLDTCLNADDMKLVANVYRFLKDRGFLPNFGKCRNIVTKLAPKKWGLSPSSSTALVAFLGGVSFLISQGIDLRPNLAVILGLAFADSAFLGGTCLAQISSYWPPYRRRILIHEAGHLLTAYLMGCPIRGVILDPIVAMQMGIQGQAGTQFWDEKVASDLAEGRLEGTAFDRYCMVLFAGIAAEALVYGEAEGGENDENLFRNICLLLEPPLSIAEMSNQARWSVLQSYNLLKWHRAAHRAAVKALESGASLSVVIRRIEETLYSNK